A region of the Paracoccus pantotrophus genome:
ACAAAGGTCTGGTTCACATGCATGCCGCTGTGCTGCTCGCCATAGGTGTTGAAGCCGGCGACGCGATAGCGCGCCAGCAGTTCCGACATCTGCCCGTCCATGCCGGCGCGTTCCAGCGCCAGCCGCCGCAGCACGCAGTCGAAGCCCAGCACCATCAGCGGCGGCCGCGGCAGCGCGTCCAGCGCCTCGGCAAAGCCGCGCGTCATGTCCATCGCCCGGCCCAGCGTCAGGATGTTGCCTGCCTCGATCCCGGAAAGAAGCTGCAAGCCGCCCTCGGGGGTGATGGCGCGGATGGCGCGGACGTGATGGCGCCGCCCGGTGCGCAGCAGCAGGGGATGGCGGGCGAATTCCGTGGGCGTCAGCGCCTCGACCGGGATGCCGGCCAGCCGGGCATATTCCTGGGCCGCCGGCTCGCCGTTCAGCTCCGTGATGACGCGGTTGTGGCGGTCGGCGGCCGTCACCACGGCGCGGCGGTCGGTCGGGCTGAAATGCGAGAACGAGACCTCGGCCGCCGCCAGATCGGTCTCGACCAGCAAAAACAGCGCCGCGCCGGGATGCGCGGTACCGTCGACCATCTGGCAGGTCGGCTCGAAGCGCATGCCCTCGGCGCTGGAGCCGCCGACGATGGGCAGGCCGGGGATCGCCGCATCCAGCGTCGCGGTCAGCACGTCCTCCTGCCGGGCCAGCGCATCGGCCAGCAGCACGCCGAAGCTGGAGCGCCGCAGGTCGGGGCGGAAATCGGCGTGAAAGCGGCGCAGCGTCGCCATCCATTCCGACACCGGCACCAGCGCCTGGTCGCGCAGCACGCAGACCCCGACCCGGAAGCTGGCCGAGGGAAAGCCCAGCGCCGTCACCGTCCGCGCGCAATAGCCGGCGGGGCCGATCTCGCCGACCGAGGAGCAGCCGACGACCCGGCAGCCCTCGCCCAGCAGCTCGCGCAGCGCGGCGCCCAGGGCGGGCAGCCCCTCGGCCGGCATGCCGAACAGCAGGACCAGCGCCGGGCGCAGGGGCGCCATGGCCGCGGCGATGCGCCGGGCGGTATCCGCGCCGGTGGCAGGCACCGAGACGGCGATGGGCGCGGGCGGCGGCACGGCCGGCTGCGCCCCGGACCGTGCGCCCGGCCAGGGTTCGGGCGAGGCCGCGCTCATGCCGGTTCGAACAGCCTGACGCTGTTGGCCAGCAGCACCGCCTGGGTGCGGCGCCGGGCGTTGATCTTGGACATGATCGCGGTGATATGGGTCTTGACCGTCGCCTCGGCGATGGACAGCTCGTAGCTGATTTCCTTGTTCGCCTTGCCCTGGCAGATCAGCCGCAGGATCTTCATCTGCTGCGGCGTCAGCGTGGCGAAGCGGCGGGCCAGTTCGGCGCGGGCCGCGTCCTCCTCGCCGGCATGGTCGGGCTGGTAGCTGTCGGGCGTCACCCGCTCGCCCTCCCACATGCGGCGCAGGCTGTCCACCAGCGCCTCGCGGCCCAGCGACTTGCTGATATAGCCCTGCGCCCCGGCCGCCATCGCGGCCGAGATCATGGCGTTTTCCAGGTCGGCCGAGATCATGGTGATCGGCACGTCCGGGATCTGGCGGCGCAGCGTCACCAGCCCCTCGGCACCCCTGGCATCGGGCAGGTTCAGGTCCAGGATCACCGCGTCGGGCGCGCCCTGGTTGCGGATCTGTTCCAGCGCGGCGGCAAGGCTGCGGGCAGTGCGCACGTTCCTGAGCCCGAAGCTGATCTTCAGCGTCAGGGCCAGCGCGTCGCACATCAGCGGATGGTCGTCCACGATCAGGATCTCGCGGACACGCTCTGCGGAAAGCCTTGGCGATGCGGCGCGGTCCTGCGACTGCATTTCGGCTGAGGCCATCGTTCTCCTCCCCAAGAAACGATAGTGGGTCGGGGCCTTGGCCGCCGACCTTTACGCATCCATCTTAAGACCGCCACCCGCTGGCGCAAGCCCGTTGGACGGCAAGGCCGGTTTCGGGCTACGACTTCGGTTGTATTGGCCGAAGCAGGGGCCCATGGCAATTTGACCGGGGCCAAGGGGGAAATCACCATGCCGTTCAGCCGCAGAATCGCCTTGCTGGCGGGGGCCGCCGCCTTGGCCGGGCTGGCGCGGCCCGCCTTCGCCCAGGACCAGGCCCCCGCGATCCGCGTCGGCACGCTGGAAAACGGCACCGTCGCCTGGGAGATCGAGACGATCCGCAGGGGCGGGCTCGACATCGCGAACGGCTTTCGGCTGGTGCCGATGATCCTGGCCGGCAATCCCGCCACCCAGGTCGCCATGCAGGGGGCCGAGGTCGATACCATCGTCTCGGACTGGTTGTGGGTGGCCCAGCAGCGGGCGCGCGGCACCGGCTTTCGCTTCCTGCCCTATTCGACCGCCGTGGGGGGCGTGATGGTGCCGGCGGACAGTCCCGTGCAGACCCTGGCCGACCTGCATGGCAAGAAGATCGGCATCGCCGGCGGTCCGGTGGACAAGAGCTGGCTGATCCTGCGTGCCTGGTCGCGCGAAAAGCTGGGCGCGGACCTGGCCGAGGTGACGCAGCAGGTCTTCGGCGCGCCGCCGATGATCCTGAACGCGGCCGAGACCGGCGAGGTCGATGCCGCGATCAACTTCTGGCATTTCCAGGCCAGGATGCAGGCGCAAGGCATGCGCGAGATCATGTCGGTCGAGACGGCGGCGGGCGACCTGGGGCTGGACCCCTCGACGCCGCTTCTGGGCTATGTGCTGCGCGACGACTGGATCGCGGCCAACCCGGCGCTGGCAGCGGGGCTGGCGCGCGCCTCCCGCGCCGCCAAGGATCTGCTGGCCCGGGACGATGCCGCCTGGGACGCGCTGCGCCCAATCATGGAAGCCGCCGACGATGCCGAGTTCGAGGCGCTGAAGGCCGGCTGGCGCGCCGGCATCCCCGCGCCCGGCCCAGTCGATGCCGCGAACGCGCAGAAGATGTTCGCCACCATGGCCGAGCTTGGCGGCGAGGAACTGACCGGCGGGCTTGCCACCCTGCCCGAAGGCCTGTTCTGGTGGCCGGAGTAGCCCTGCCTTGGCCGGACCGCCCAGATCTCCTGCGCTGCGCCCCGGTCTCGTGCCGGGGGTGCTGTCGATCCTGGCCATGCTGCTGGTCTGGACCCTGGCCTCGCAGCTGACCGACCGGCCGCAGACCCTGCCGGCGCCCTGGGACGTGGCGGCGCGCATCGGCCGGCTGGCCGCGACCGGGGAGCTGTGGTTCAACGCCGGCATGACCCTGTTCCGCGTGGTCGCCAGCTTTGCGCTGGCCATGGCGGCGGGCATGGCGCTGGGGCTGTGGATGGGCCGCAGCCGCGGGGCCGACCAATGGCTCAACCCCGGCCTCATCATCCTGCTGAACGTGCCGGCGCTGGTCGTCATCGTGCTGTGCTATATCTGGATCGGGCTGAACGAGACCGCCGCCATCCTGGCCGTGGCGCTGAACAAGATCCCGGTGGTCACGGTGATGATCCGCGAGGGCACCCGCGCGCTGCGCCCCGACCTCGACGACATGGCCCGCGCCTTTCGCATGCGGCCCTGGGCGCGGCTGCGCCATGTGGTGCTGCCGCAGTTGGCGCCGCATGTCGCCGCCTCGGCGCGGGCCGGGATCTCGCTGATCTGGAAAATCGTGCTGGTGGTCGAGTTCCTGGGCCGCTCGAACGGCGTCGGCTTCAAGATCCACCTGCTGTTCTCCAGCTTCGACGTGACCGGGGTGCTGGCCTGGGCGCTGGCCTTCGTCGCCGTCATGCTGGCCATCGACCTCCTCCTGCTGCGGCCATGGGAGAGCCGCGCCAACCGCTGGAGGCAGGATGCGGCTTGATCTGGACGCCAAGTCCTTCGGCCCGCGGCAGGTGCTGGGCCGGCTGGCGCTGTCGGTGGCGCGGGGCGAGCGGCTGGCGATCCTCGGCCCCTCGGGCATCGGCAAATCGACACTGCTGCGCATCCTGGCCGGGCTGGACACGGATTATCGCGGCCGGCTGGAAGGCGCCGACCATCTGGCCGTGGTGTTCCAGGAGCCGGTGCTGCTGCCCTGGCGCGACGCGGTGGCGAATATCACCATCCCGACCGGCTGCGGCGCGGCCACGGCGCGGGACTGGCTGGCGCAGGTCGGGCTGGCCGGGCATGAGACGAAATTCCCGCGCCAGCTTTCGCTGGGCCAGCAGCGGCGGCTGGCGCTGGCCCGCGCCTTCGCCGCCGGGCCGGACATCCTGCTGATGGACGAGCCCTTCGCCTCGCTGGATGCCGATACGGCGGCGCGGATGCTGGCCTTGACCGATGCGCTGCTGACCCGCAGCGGCGCCGGGCTGGTGCTGGTCACGCATGACCCGGCCGAGGCCCTGGCGCTGAAGGCCCGCGCCCTGCACCTGGGCGGCGATCCGGCGCGGCTTCAGAAGGACTGATCCCAGGCCCGGCCCTCGGTATCCTCGGCATGGACCGTCACCGGCCCCTGACCTGGCGCATGGGCAAAGCGGAACACCGGGTCTTCGGAGATCGAGATCCCGGCCTCCATGGTGAACAGCGGCGCCTCGCCCTGCTTCACCTCCAGCGTCTGGATGAACTCGGCCGGGATGGTCAGCAGCGTCACCTGGTCGCGTTGCAGGCCCGAGAAATTCGGGTGCCGGATCATCAGCGTGCCGATCCGGCGCCCGTCCCCTTCGGACTGGCGGAAACGCATCTCGCCCATGGTGGCGCGCACCTCGTCCATGCTCTTGCCCGCCGGCGCCGCGCAGCCGCCCGAAGCCTTGACGAAGCGCCCGGCCATGACCTTGCGCCCATCCTCCAGCGTGGCGATGGCGCGCAGGTCGGAATAATTGTCCACCCGCACCCGCACCTCGAAATCCAGCGGCATCAGCGCCGCGCCAAAGGTGAACTCGGCCGCGACCGGGGCGGGATTGCCGTCCACCACCAGCGCCAGCGACCGGATCGCCGGCGCGCCGGGCGGCTGGGTGATGCGCACCGGCACCAGCGCCGGATTGTCGGCCCGCGGCGGCGCGTCGAGGTCGAAGATCGCCGGATCGACCGGCGGCTCCTCATCGGTACCGATCACGGCAAGCCGCATGTCCTCCCACAGGGCAGAGGGCTGCAGGGGATTGGCGACCTCGCCCGCGAGCGCCCCCGGCGCCAGCATCATCGCGGCAAGCAGGCAAGCCAGCCTCATCCCCGTTTCTCCCTTGTCATGCGGCGATAGACCAGCACGGTCGAATCGCTCGCCGCCTCGGCCTCGGCCGCGGCGCGCAGCCGGGCATGCAGGGCCGAGCGCGAACAGACCGGATCGGTGGCCCGCGCATCGCCCGCCAGCGCCATGGCCTGGCAGCGGCAGCCGCCGAAATCGATCTCACGCCGCTCGCAAGAGGCGCAGGGCTCGGGCATCCAGCCGGTGCCGCGAAAGGCGTTGAAGGCGGCGCCGTCGTGCCAGATCCGCGCCAGGGGCACCTCGCGCACGTTCTCGAACACCAGGGTTTTGATGGTCTGGGCGGCGTGGCAGGGCAGCACGGTGCCGTCCGGCGCCACGTTCAGCCCGGTCGAGCCCCAGCCGCCCATGCAGCTTTTCGGGAATGCCGCCAGATGGTCGGCGGGCACATAGTCGATGACCATGCGGCCCTGCAGGCGCCGGCGCGCCTCGTCCACCACCTCGCGCGCGCGGTTCGCCTGCGCCTGCGTAGGCATCAGCGGCCGGCGGTTCAGGTCGGCCCAGCCGTGGAACTGCACGGTCGCGACCTCGATGCGCCGGCAGCCGAACCGCTCGGCAAGGTCGATCATCTCGGGCAGGCGGTCGAGGTTCTGGCGATGCACCACCGCGTTCAGCGTCAGCGGAAAGCCGATGGCGCGGACCCATTCCGCAACCTGCATCTTGCGGGCGAAGCTGCCGCCATAGCCGCTGATCCAGTCGGCCATCTCGGCATCGATGCCTTGCAGGGACAGCTGGATGTGATCGACCGCGCCGTCCAGTTCGCGCAGCCGCGCCTCGGTCAGCCCGATGCCCGAGGTGATCAGGTTGACGTAAAGCCCGGCATCGCGGGCCGCGGCGGCGATCTCGGCCAGGTCGCGGCGCGAGGCGGGCTCGCCGCCCGACAGATGCACCTGCAACACGCCCAGATCGGCGGCCTGGCGGAACACCCCGGCCCATTCCGCCGCCTTCAGCTCGGCGCTGGCGCGGGTCAGCTCGACCGGGTTCGAGCAATAGGGACAGGCCAGCGGGCAGCGATGCGTCAGTTCCGCCAGCATGGCCATGGGCAGGCCGACGCGGACCGGGTTGCCGTCGATATCGCGGGGGGCGGGATCGTCTCTCATGCCGGCCCTCCCGCTTCGCCGTCCAGAAACACCATGCGCCGGTCCGCCAGGTCGCGCAGGAAGTCCTGCACATCGCCCTCGATCTGCTCGGGCGGCGCGTCGTAGCGGGCGCAGAGCGTCGCGATCACCTCGGCCAGGCTGCGCTTGCCGTCCAGCTCGGACAGGATGGCATGGCCCACCGGATCGAGCTGGATCACCCGCTCGGGCGCCAGCAGCACGCGGATGCCGCGCACGCGGTCGTCATGCAGCCGCACGCCCCGCGGCAGATAGGGCACCGCGGCCCCGCTGATGCGATCCGCGGTCATGAGGCCCCCGCGGCCTCGGGGGCCGGCTCGGGGATCGCCGCGTCCAGCAGCCCCTCGCCCGGACGCCAGGCGCCGGGGGGGATGTTGCCCTGGACATAGCCGTGCCACAGCGCGTCGAGCTGCGCCCAAAGCACGTCGGTCTTGAAGACCAGCGCCGCCGCCGCCGCATCCTGCTTTTCCAGCGTATCGGCATGGTCCAGCACGTAGTTCAGCCCGAACTCGACATCCTTCGGTGCCTCGGTCAGCCGGTTGCGGAAATAAGCGAGGCTGGCGTCGTCGGCGAAATCGTAATGCTTCAGCAACCCCTCGATGCGCTCGGCATGGATCTTGGGCGCGAACATCTCGGTCAGGCTGGCGGCCACGGCATCGAGCAGCGGCATCTCGCGCACGAAGCGGACATAGGCATCGACGGCAAAGCGCGTCGCCGGCATCACCCCCACGCCGCTGGCGACATAATCGGGGTCGAGGCCGACGGCGCGGGCCAGCGCCAGCCAGCGCCGGATGCCGCCGCCCTGATCGATGCCGCCGTCGTGATCCTCGATGCGGTGGCGCCAGATGCGGCGCAGCTGCGGATCCTCGACCCGCGACAGGAAGGCCGCGTCCTTCATCGGGATGCGCGACTGGTACTGCCAGCGGTTGACGACCCAGGCCCGCACCTCGTCGGGCGTGCATTCCCCGCCATGCAGGCGTTTGTGGAACGGGTGGCGGTCGTGGTAACGCTCGGCGCCGATGCGCTTCAGGCGCTCGTGGAACTCGGCGCGGGTCTGGGCGCGGTGGTCGGCAAGTTTCATGGCGCGATCTCCATTCCGTCATGGCCGACCTGCCAGCCCGCCGCCTGCGCCTGCGCACGCTCGGGGCTGGCCGGATCGACCAGCGGGTTCGAATTGTTCAAATGCACATAGATGCGGGCACCCAGCTCCAGCTCGCGCAGCGCCTCCAGGCTGCCGCCGGGACCGGAGACCGGCACATGGCCCATGCGCCGCCCGGTCTTGGCGCCCAAACCCGCACGCAGCATCTCGTCATCCGTCCACAGCGTGCCGTCGAACAGCAGCGCATCCGCCCCGGCGATCCGCCCGCGCAGCCAGTCCGGGACCGAGGCACAGCCGGGGATATAGAAGACCCGCCGGCAATTGGCGGCCAGCTCAACCCCCACGGTCTGCTCGCCCATCAGCTCGGTCTCGACCCGCTCGCCCTCCATGTAGAGCGGCACCTTGCCCGGCACGGCGAACAGCGTGGCGGTCAGGCCCGGCGCCAGCTCGAAGCCCTGCTCCAGCGCCACCTCGTGCCGGGCGACCAGCCGCGGATCCAGCGCCGCCAGCATCGGGTTGGCGGCCAGCACGGCATGGATCGCGGGCGTGGCGAACAGGTGAAACCCCTGCCCTTCGCGCAGGGTCAACAGGCCCGCGACATGGTCGATATCGCCATTCGTCACCAGCACCGAGCGGATCGGAGAACCGCGCAGCCCAGCCGGCCGCAGCGCCGGCGTCGCGGCAAGCTGCTGGCGCAGGTCGGGCGAGGCGTTGACCAGCGCCCAATCCCGACCATTCGCGGAAACGGCAATCCCGCTTTGGCTCATGGCGGGAATGCGTCCGTCGCGCGCGGCTTCGCAATTGCGGCAGCCACAGTTCCACTGCGGAACGCCACCGCCGGCGCCGCTGCCGAGAATCACGATGCGCATGGGAAAGGCTCCGGCAGGCCCGGCCCCCGTCAGCCGGGGACCGGGCCGGGGAATATCGCCGGCGGGCTAGAACAGGACCGGCTCGTCCTCGGCCGGGGCATACATGTTGATTTCCATGCCGCAGGCAATTTCCTTCGGCGCGGGTTTGGTCCAGGCCATGAGTCCTCCTTCTCAAGACAACCGCGGGATGCGGCTTCTGTCGATGCTAAGCCGACCGGGCCGCCAGTCAACACGCCAAAGGTCGTAGATGGCACGGGTCGCGGGCTTGTGTTAGCCTTGCGCCGCGAAAGGAAAGCGGATGTTCCATCTGGTCCTTGCCGCCTGCCTGGCGGCCCAGCCCGCCACCTGCCAGCCCCGCCTGCTGCCTGCCGGCGACGCGCCCACGCGCGAGGATTGCGAGGCGCGCGCCGCCCCCATCGCCCGCGACTGGCTGGCGCGGCATCCCGAACTGACCGGCGGCAGGCCGCGCTGCGTCGAGACCGCCGAACTGCCGGCCCTGAGCGTGCAGGAGGTGGCGGCGGGCATCCATGTGCACCAGGGCGCCATGGCGCAGATCTCAAGGCAGAATCGCGGGCGGATCGCCAACCTGTCCTTTGTCATCGGCGCCGAGACGGTGGCGGTGATCGACGCCGGCGGCAGCCGCGCCGAGGGCGAGGCGCTTTACGCCGCGATCCGGCAAGCGACCGACAAGCCGGTCAGCCACCTGGTCCTGACCCATATGCACCCCGACCACATCCTGGGCGCCGAGGTGTTCTCCGAGGCCGGCGCCAGCATCGTCGCCGATGCCCGCCTGCCCGAGGCAGTGGCGCGGCGCGCGGAAAGCTGGATGGTCTCGACCCCGCGCCAGATCGGCGATGCCGCCTTTGCCGGCACCAGGATCGTCGGCATCGACCAGGCCGTCGCGGCGCCGCAGGTGCTGTCGCTGGGCGACCGGCAGCTGCGGCTGACGCCGGTGCCGGCCGCCCATACCGGCACCGACATGACCGTGCTGGACGAGAAAACCGCCACGCTGTTCACCGGCGATCTGGTGTTTATTGGCCTGACGCCCTCGCTCGACGGCTCGCTGGCGGGCTGGCTCGACTGGATCGCCGCGCCGCCCGACCCCGAGCCGGCGCTGATCGTGCCCGGCCATGGCCCGGTCGCGGAAAGCTGGGACGAGGCGGTGGCACCCGTGCGGCAATATCTGACCGCGCTGCGCGACGCCACGCGCAAGGCGATCGGCGCCGGCCTGCCGCTGTCGCAGGCGATCCCGGCCATCGTCGCGGCGATGCAGCCCGTCTCGGAAGGCTGGGCCGATTTCCGCGACACCACGGCGCGCAACGCCGCCGCGGCCTATGCCGAGCTGGAATGGGAATAGATTGCCTCGCCCGCGCGCCGGTGCCACAACTATGCCGAGCGCGGAAGGAGGAAGGTCATGGCACGTCCCATCTGGCACGGTTTCATCGCGGCAGCCCTGAGCGGGCTTCTCGTCACCGGCGCGGCTCTGGCACAGGATGCGCCGCTGCCCGAGCGGCGGCTGTCTTTGCAAGCCGATACCGACCTGCCGGGCGGCGACCTGGGGCCGATCTTCGACACCACCTTGCAAGCCTGCGTGCAGGCGTGCCTTGGCAATGACGACTGCCGCGCGCTGACCTATAACCAGCGGTCCCGCGCCTGTTTCCCCAAGGGCGAGGGCGCAGGGGCCGCGGCGCCCTTTGCCGGCGCGCTGTCGGGCCATGTCGTCGCCTCGACGGCCGAAGAGCGGCTGCGCGCCGAATCCCGCGCCGGTGCCGCGCCCTTCCTCGCCGCGCAGGATCTGGCCGCCGCGCAATCGCTGGCCCGCAGCTTTCCCGCCCTGCACCCGCCCTTGGGCGCGGATTACCCGCAGGGCAGTGCACAGGATGCCGAGAACACGGGCGAGCTGGTGCTGGCCGCCCGCATCCTCGCCGCCGAGGCCGCACGCTTCGACCGGGCCGAGGACTGGACCAATCTGGCCCGGCTGACGCTCTATACCAGCGACCAGAACGACCGCGAGGCGTCGAACGCCATCGCTTCGATGGCGATCAACGGCTATCTGCGCGGGGCCGAGGACGCGGTGGCCGCCCGCGCGCTGTCCTGGCTTGCCATGGCATGGGAGCGACTGGACCGCGGCCGCGACGCGCTGGCAGCCTTGCGGCTGGCGGCGCGGCTGTCGCCCGGCGACAATGCCATCGCCCAGGCGCTGGAGGAATCGCAGGCCCGCAACGGCTTGCGCGTCACCGACACCCAGGTCGAATCCGAAGGCAGGATGCCGCGCTTCTGCGCAGTGATGTCGCGCGAACTGTCCTCGGGCACCGATTACGCGCAATTCCTGCGCCTGCCCGGCCGCGACCTGACCGTCGAGGCCGATGGCCAGCGGCTTTGCGTCGCCGGCCTGACCCATGGCCAGGAGGTGGAACTGACCCTGCGCGCCGGCCTGCCCGCCGCCGACGGCGAGGTGCTGGCCCGCGACGTGACGGTCAAGGGCTATGTCCGCGACCGCGCCCCCTCGGTGCGCTTCCCCGGCCGCGCCTATGTGCTGCCCGCCTCGGGCGACCAGCGGCTGTCCATGGTCACGGTCAATGCCGATACGATCAACCTGCGGCTCTTGCGGATTTCCGACCGCAACCTGATCCGCGCCATGGCCGAGGACATGTTCGCCACGCCGCTGGACAGCTGGCGGGCCGATTATTTCAGCGACCGCATGGCGCGCGAGGTCTGGAGGGGCACGGCGCAGGTCGCCAAGCCGATGGGACAGGACAGCCTGAACCAGGAGCTGACCACCAGCCTTGCCATCCCCGCCGAGGCCGGCCCGCTGGAGCCCGGCATCTATATCGCCGAGGCCGGGATCGAGAACGAGAACGTCCAGGACACCGGGCTGGCGACGCAATGGTTCGTGATCTCGGATTTCGGGATCTCCACCTTCTCGGGCGCCGACGGGCTGACCGTGGCGGTGCGCAGCCTGGCCGACACCTCGGCCAAGGCGGGGGCCGAGGTGGCGCTGGTCAGCCGCTCGAACGAGGTTCTGGCCAAGGCCGCGACCGATGCCGAGGGCATCGCGCATTTCGCGCCGGGCCTCGCCATGGGCAAGGACGGCGCCGCCCCGGCGCTGGTCACGGTAACCGAATGGCAGGGCGAGGGCGCCGAGCGCAGCCCCCGCGACATGGCCTTCCTGTCCCTGTCGGACCCGGAATTCGACCTCTCCGACCGCGGCGTCGAGGGCCAGCCGCCCAGCCCCCCCATCGACCTGTTCGTGACCACCGATCGCGGCGCCTATCGCGTCGGCGAGACGGTGAACGCCACCGTGCTGGCCCGCAATGCCGAGGCCCGGGCGCTGGAGAACCTGCCGCTGACCGCGGTGATCCTGCGTCCCGACGGGGTCGAGGCGATGCGCCTGCCCGCGCAGGATGCCGGCGCCGGCGGCAGCGTGGTCGCCTGGCAGATCCCCGGCAACGCCCCGCGCGGCACCTGGCGGATGGAACTGCGCACCGAGGCGGACGGCCCGGCGCTGGCCACCGCGCGCCTGCTGGTCGAGGATTTCCTGCCCGAGCGCATCGACTTCACCCCGCGCCTGCCCGAAGGCCCGGCCCGCGCCGGCGGCACGCTGGAGCTGTCGCTTTCGGCGCATTGGCTGTTCGGCGCGCCGGCCGCGAACCTGCCGGTCGAGGGGCAGCTGCGCCTGTCCCCGACCCGCAGCCTGACCGGCTTCGACGGCTATGTCTTCGGCCGGCACGATGACGACAGCGCGCCGGTGACGGACAGCCTGCCGCCGGGCACCACCGATGCGCAGGGCCATTACCAGACGCAGATCGACCTGCCGCCGGCTGGCCGGCTCGGCCCCCGCCCGGTTCGGGCCGAGCTGGTGCTGGACATCCGCGAAGGCGCCGGCCGCCCGGTCGAGCGCAGCGAATCCCGCGTGGTCATGCCCGAAGCGCCGGTCGTCGGCATCCGTGCGCTGTTCGAGGGCGACACCGTGTCCGAAAACGCCGAGGCGCGCTTTGCGCTGGTCGCGGTCGGCCCGGACCTGAAGCCCGCCGCAGAACCCGTGCGCTGGGTGCTGAACCGCATCGACACCGATTACCAATGGTATTCGCTGGGCGGGCAATGGAACTGGGAGGCGATCACCACCCGCACCCGCATCACCGAGGGCGTGGCCGAGCCGGGCCAGGCCCCGGCCGAGATCGCCGCCCCGGTCGAATGGGGCCAGTATGAGCTGGTGGCCGAGCCGGCCTCGGGTCAGGGCGGGCAAAGCTCGGTGCGGTTCTATGCCGGCTGGGGTGCGGTCGCCAATTCGGGGACCGAGACGCCCGACCGCTTGCAGGTGGTGCTGGACAAGCCCGCCTATCGCAGCGGCGATGTCGCCCGCGTCCGGGTCGAGGCGGCCAGCGACGGGCTGGGCCTCGTCTCGGTGCTGTCGAACCGTCTGGTGTCCATGCAGACCGTGGCTCTGAAGGCGGGCGAGAACCAGATCGACCTGCCGGTGACCGACGACTGGGGCGCCGGGGTCTATGTCACCGTCAGCGCCATCCGCCCGCTGGGCGAGGCGCGGCCCGGCGACCGCCAGCCGGTGCGGGCGCTGGG
Encoded here:
- a CDS encoding alpha-2-macroglobulin family protein produces the protein MARPIWHGFIAAALSGLLVTGAALAQDAPLPERRLSLQADTDLPGGDLGPIFDTTLQACVQACLGNDDCRALTYNQRSRACFPKGEGAGAAAPFAGALSGHVVASTAEERLRAESRAGAAPFLAAQDLAAAQSLARSFPALHPPLGADYPQGSAQDAENTGELVLAARILAAEAARFDRAEDWTNLARLTLYTSDQNDREASNAIASMAINGYLRGAEDAVAARALSWLAMAWERLDRGRDALAALRLAARLSPGDNAIAQALEESQARNGLRVTDTQVESEGRMPRFCAVMSRELSSGTDYAQFLRLPGRDLTVEADGQRLCVAGLTHGQEVELTLRAGLPAADGEVLARDVTVKGYVRDRAPSVRFPGRAYVLPASGDQRLSMVTVNADTINLRLLRISDRNLIRAMAEDMFATPLDSWRADYFSDRMAREVWRGTAQVAKPMGQDSLNQELTTSLAIPAEAGPLEPGIYIAEAGIENENVQDTGLATQWFVISDFGISTFSGADGLTVAVRSLADTSAKAGAEVALVSRSNEVLAKAATDAEGIAHFAPGLAMGKDGAAPALVTVTEWQGEGAERSPRDMAFLSLSDPEFDLSDRGVEGQPPSPPIDLFVTTDRGAYRVGETVNATVLARNAEARALENLPLTAVILRPDGVEAMRLPAQDAGAGGSVVAWQIPGNAPRGTWRMELRTEADGPALATARLLVEDFLPERIDFTPRLPEGPARAGGTLELSLSAHWLFGAPAANLPVEGQLRLSPTRSLTGFDGYVFGRHDDDSAPVTDSLPPGTTDAQGHYQTQIDLPPAGRLGPRPVRAELVLDIREGAGRPVERSESRVVMPEAPVVGIRALFEGDTVSENAEARFALVAVGPDLKPAAEPVRWVLNRIDTDYQWYSLGGQWNWEAITTRTRITEGVAEPGQAPAEIAAPVEWGQYELVAEPASGQGGQSSVRFYAGWGAVANSGTETPDRLQVVLDKPAYRSGDVARVRVEAASDGLGLVSVLSNRLVSMQTVALKAGENQIDLPVTDDWGAGVYVTVSAIRPLGEARPGDRQPVRALGLAHAAVDPGDRRLAASITAPAETRPRGTIPVTLKVEGAAGETVHATVAAVDQGILNLTRFQPPNPSQHYFGQRRLGVGLRDLYGRLILPTGAPDGALREGGDASLAGNAEAPPPTEKLMSWFSGPLTVGADGTATVEVPVGDFNGEVRVMAVTWSEKGVGQADASVLVRDPVVMTVTAPAFLAPGDRAQVGLRLTHASGPAGEMRLSVQQVGGAAALTTSLPTDSVTLAEKAEAQVQMPVTAGDAEGLANLRLTLTTPDGAALTKDIAIPVALNEADIQRQDRLVVEPGQSLTVPASLTQGLLPGAEVTAALGPYARLDVAGALMRLARYPYGCTEQLASGAMPLIYLPGLAAAEGVDGGDAAKQVDKAITRILTRQGSNGGFGLWSADSGDLWLEAYVTDFLSRARAAGHQVPETGFRMAIDNLRNRANYATEPAAASAEENAALAYALAVLARERAATVGDLRYYADTAAGSFSTPMAAAHLGAALASYGDQQRADRLFTQARNLLNLGAPEPYAFRADYGTRLRDATALLALAAEARTQAVDATDLTSQIAERIARAEEDGRSLSTQESVWTVLAAQSLFGAAPPATLNGVALTQPVASLPADASIANTGESALEVTLTATGKPAGPVAAGGKGYGIARRYYSMQGEALDAAQLQQGTRMVVVLEVAPQSEGGGRLVIADPLPAGWEIDNPNLLRAGDVSALDWLEGETAAEMTEFRADRFAAALTWTSGERFRLAYIVRAVTPGEFRHPAASVEDMYRPEFRAWSDSGAVTVTP
- a CDS encoding quinoprotein relay system zinc metallohydrolase 2, producing the protein MFHLVLAACLAAQPATCQPRLLPAGDAPTREDCEARAAPIARDWLARHPELTGGRPRCVETAELPALSVQEVAAGIHVHQGAMAQISRQNRGRIANLSFVIGAETVAVIDAGGSRAEGEALYAAIRQATDKPVSHLVLTHMHPDHILGAEVFSEAGASIVADARLPEAVARRAESWMVSTPRQIGDAAFAGTRIVGIDQAVAAPQVLSLGDRQLRLTPVPAAHTGTDMTVLDEKTATLFTGDLVFIGLTPSLDGSLAGWLDWIAAPPDPEPALIVPGHGPVAESWDEAVAPVRQYLTALRDATRKAIGAGLPLSQAIPAIVAAMQPVSEGWADFRDTTARNAAAAYAELEWE
- the pqqB gene encoding pyrroloquinoline quinone biosynthesis protein PqqB, with translation MRIVILGSGAGGGVPQWNCGCRNCEAARDGRIPAMSQSGIAVSANGRDWALVNASPDLRQQLAATPALRPAGLRGSPIRSVLVTNGDIDHVAGLLTLREGQGFHLFATPAIHAVLAANPMLAALDPRLVARHEVALEQGFELAPGLTATLFAVPGKVPLYMEGERVETELMGEQTVGVELAANCRRVFYIPGCASVPDWLRGRIAGADALLFDGTLWTDDEMLRAGLGAKTGRRMGHVPVSGPGGSLEALRELELGARIYVHLNNSNPLVDPASPERAQAQAAGWQVGHDGMEIAP
- the pqqA gene encoding pyrroloquinoline quinone precursor peptide PqqA; translated protein: MAWTKPAPKEIACGMEINMYAPAEDEPVLF